From the genome of Candidatus Neomarinimicrobiota bacterium:
TTGGAGAATATAGTATTACGCAGCACAATTGACATTGCCCTTTTTATTCCCATCTCCAGATACGTTTCGCCACCGAGTTTCATTGATGAACTAAGACTTGGCCTGGGGGTCTTTAACCCCGTAACAAACCTGGACGTCAAATCGGGCCAATTTGTCCCCACTTACAGCGTGGACGTGAAGTTTGATTGGAAGAAGGAGTAGCTTCCTGCTACAGATTAGTGTGGACTAATCTTCCTTTCATCCTCCTCTGGGCGTACAACCCGCTGGCATAGTAAACAATAATCACTTCTGTCCAGCTCAACAATGAGACATCTATTCCGTTCAGACTCATAAGGGCCAGGCCAGCAAATATCAACAAAACCAGTAAGTCAATGACAGACCAGAACTCCAGACCGAAATCACTACTGTTCTCGATATAGTTGCCAATAGTAATGATACCTAACATGGCCAGACTCCCAAATCTCACAAAAACCAAGCTCTTATAGGGAGCCAGAACCTCACCACTGATTAACAACAAACCTTGAAGCAAAACAATAGCCATGATAAGAACCTGAAAGGAGACGTGCCGTTTGGGCCGCAGAAGAGAGAAAATAATCAAAGAGGCCAGACCCACAAGAAGGTAAACGTTAGGGTTGCCTATTGACAGGGTATCTAGGCGTTCTGCCATGAGTGAGATGAAGTAGATCAATCCCAGGAAAGGCACAAATCTGATTCGAAGCCAGTGCCTGTGATCCGAGCGGCGTACACGATTATCTGAGAGACGTTGAATAAATCGTGAAACAATCGGAACATAAAACGGAACCGGAGGAAGAAAGACAAAGAGAATGAGCACCAGAAGAAATACCTGCACGGCAAGAAAATCATAGGAGTATCGATAATAGAATATGGAACCCACACCAGTGAGCCATGTAATCAAGAAAATCGGGACCAGCGTACCCATATAGGAGTTTGTGGCCCGAAACATGAGATGATGAAGATGGATTGTGTCCGCGGTCATTGGATTCTGTTTCTTCAGGATTCGACTGAAGAAGACGCGTGTCGTATCCATAATCAGAAAGGAGGCAAGAATCAAGAAGGGGGTGATGGTCAAAACAGAGCCCGCTTCTATGGATTGGTGAAAAAGAAGCGGTAGACAGGCCACGTGAAATCCCAGCAGCAGACTGCCTGAGTCGCCCATGAAAAACCTGGCTGGCTTCTGATTAAAATGCAGGAATCCGGCCAAAGCACCCAATACCGCAGCATTTATCATAATGAAATCAGGGGCATTATTCAGAATACCAATAATCACCGCAAAGAAGCTAATCAGAACCATAGACCCCCCTGCAAGTCCGTCCATACCGTCGATGAGGTTGACCGCATTTAGTATTCCGACGAACCAGATGAGGAAGATGAGAATGAGCAGCGGAGTGGAGAACGCCAGGGGGAAATTGAAGAATGACAGTGTCATGATTTCACCGACAAAGCGATAGATAATCAGGGTAGCGACCGATAGTTGAACGACCAACTTCACATGCCATGAGATGCGCCGGTAGTCATCGATGGCTCCCAAAGCATAGATCGTTATCCCACCAATGAGGTACCACCAGTATTCCGTCAGGCCACTAAACAAAGCGGTGCCTAGAAGAATGGCCAAACCAAAAGCAATCCCCCCCGTCATCGGGATGGCCTTGTTATGGGTCTTTCTTCCCGTGGGGATATCTATTAACCAGTTGGGAGCATATTTGAGCAATAGGAAGGAAAACCACAAAGTGATGACGAACGCCGAGATGAATGGGATGTAAAAGCTCATGAAGAAATCAACTCCGAGCCAAGATTTGATTCACCGTTGACACTAAGCGCCTGACGATAACCTTTTCGTCAAACTCTTCTTCTATTTTTTTTCGCCCTCGCAGCCCCATGGCTCTTCGTTGATCTACCGACAGTCTGATCATCTTCTCCATTTTTTCAGCCAGGTCTTCTGCATTCCTTGGCTGGCAAAGATATCCATTAATACCATCATTGACAACCTCACGGCATCCTTCCGTGTCGGTGGCAATGACAGGCCGCGCCATAGCCGCCGCTTCCAACAGAGCACGAGGGAGGCCTTCCCGGTATGAGGGGAGTACCAGGCAATCCGCATTGCTGATATAGGGTCGCACATCATCTGTCTCCCCAAGGTACTCAATGATACCTTGTTCTGCCCAAATCTGCATCTGCTCGCGCGAAATAGCTGTGCGGTTACTCACATCTAGAAAACCAAGCAACTGAAAGCGAACTTCGCTGAACTCCGACTTGATCCGTCTCGCAGCTTCCACGAATTCGCCGATGCCTTTGTCCCAGATCATCCTGGACATGAGCAAAAACACCACATCGTCGTTTTGGGAATACGGTTGTGGCATAAATAGTGATGTATCAATGCCAGTACCGGGTATTAATTCCGCTACTGGTTCCGGAATCAGACGTTGCTCGACAAAGAAAGCTTGATCGTCACAATTCTGAAAGACTACCCGTGAAGCCCTTTTCTGGCTTACGCGGTATAGCCGCTTCACCACTGCAGCAACCCACTTCCGGTTGAGAAATGCCGTACCGAATCCTGTAATATTATTTATCGTTGGGAGGTCCAGCAGTCGAGCAGCTAGCGATCCATAAAGAACAGGTTTCACTGTGTAGTGTATTACCAAGTCAGGGGATGATTGACGGTAGATTCGGAACAGTTGCACAAGAGTTACCAAATCGCTTATAGGGTTCAGACCTTTATTGTCCATAAATACGTCGACAAAGGCACATCCTTCTTTGCGTAGGAGCGAAGAATAAGAATCTTTCGGAGCAACGACTGTTATGTCAATACCTTGTCGCAGCAACGCCTTCAATAATCCAAAACGGAAGTTGTATATGTACCAGGATGTGTTGGCAATTACGAGAATTCGTTTGGGCATGCGCACATTCCAGTCAATGTCTAGACAAGAACTTGCTTGGCCAGTCAGAAATATGATGAGGAATTCAGTTTCATATTCGCTCTGAAGTGGACGGTCGAGATATGACTGCGATGGTAACTTCTGACATCCTCGACACTCGAATTGTAGATGCTTCCGTTAACCTCATTGACTATTCAGTATGTCAGGTTATCGAGAACTATCAAACAAATGATTCGATTCCCTGGGGTGAAAGATATAATCACACAATCTTAGATTAGAATGAATGCCAATCTGTTCAATAGTCTGCAATCTGTTTAAGGACCCGTCCGCATTTTTCAGCACTCTAACTACAACGTAATCGAGATCTGACATTATACTTTCAAACCTATCCTGCCGTTCTTTTCGCATTTTGTTCTCTAATGAATAGACAGGCAGGATTTCTATAAGTATTGTTGGCCTTGACTCGAGAATGATAGTTCTTAGACTTTCTATGATTTCCAACTCTGCTCCTTCCACATCAATCTTTATTACAGAGATTTGGTCAGTCTTGATAAGTCCTCTCAGACTCTCGAGACTAAACACAGGTACCAGATGTCTCTGTGTAATTTCCATGTTCGGCCTAAGATTTTCGACTATAGTGGCACAAGTATCGACAACATTAGCTTGAAAGAATTTCAATTCAACTACTTGATCATGATTAGATACTCCTACAGAAACAATGTTACAGTTTTTGAAATTGTTTTTCTTTGCCAATTCCATTGAATAGAACACACAAATTGGATTGGGTTCAAAACCAATGTAATCAAGATTAGGTTGTACGCACTCAGCCTTAATAAGAGTCTGTCCAATATTGACCCCTATGTCGACAAATGTGCCGCCCTTTTTCGCCAACAAGTTTTCCAGAACTGGCATCATCCACATCTCCGACATTGACAGATTCTCGTAACCTATGCCGTTGATAATAGGAACTTGAATCTTTCGGGAATTGAGCATAATTGGCACTACGAAATTGACTTTGTCCAGTATCCTTAGCCTCTTTAGCAATCTTGCCATTCGATACTTCACGACTTTAGAGAGTTTCTATTCTGTTCCCTTCACAAGGTTTCTATCGCACGTAGAGTTGACTTCAGGATTGAGAGATTTGATCTATCGAGGCTCGTCGTCCAATCTCATGGCTAGGTCCTCACAGCCCATTGGTTGTTCCCGTCAAACCTCACCGTTTGCACCGTTTAAGCATGACAAAACTGGGTGAAGTTTTTGCCACCCGTTGCCTTGATGTAAGCCTGTCTTGAACACAGGAATAGACCTACAGGCTAGCTGCACCGACAGACAGGGCACCCATATTGTTTCTCACTCGCAACACAGTATTCCTGTACAGAAGTTTATCATACCCAAGAAGATAGAAATTGAAAACGAAGTATACAGCTAACAACACAAATCTATATCTTGCAGCTGCCCCATAATTAAATACCATAAGCCCGTAAACGGTCATTGAAACCAACAGAAAGATATTTAGAAACAATCTCTTCCGCTTTACAGACTTACTGTAGGTTTTTTTCAAATTGACCAAGACAAGTAATGCCACCATGAATAGATTCTCCAGGGATTGAACCAGTTGAAGTATGTTCGTTGCTTGCCATGGTAATGGACGGAGCAAAAAGTAGAAAAGACTCTTGACTGAAATGAAGGGGAGGTTTGCCCATCCCCCTATGGGTTCATACCCCAGTCTGTAATCACCCGTATTTTCATAATACATGTAGTTGCGGTACATCTCCATTTTTTCGAGAGAGAAATATTGGCCGAGTGTAAAGTACGATATTCGAAGATCCTGAAGATACATATAGGCCATGGGAATCAAGGCAATTATTATCAATTTTCTTAGATTCAATCTTCCTGACAATACCTTGAATATGGATAGCGCCAAGAGAATCATCAGGAAATTTTGAATCTTCAGGAAGGCCAGCGGTACCGCAATAATTAGTCCCACGACTGTTCTATCCTTGACAATAATTGTGTATAACGAAATCATCATAAAGAACAGGACCAGTGTCTCCCTCAGAGCGAGGGACGTATAAAGCATAAGACTGGGGTATAGCAAAAAGAAGAAGTCCACCGCATTATTTGAAACCTTCTTTTTTCTCAAGAAAACAAAAACTGATAGATAAAGTACGAAGTTGATCATCGCGATCGACTGGACAGAATTAATGAATGGCAATGGAATTAATGCAAAAAGCGCGCCTGAAAGATTCTCAATCCGACCTATAGAAGCTAGTTCGAATGTATTCCTGAAATGTTGAGTAGCCGCCAAGTATCGAAATTGATCTGGCATGTAGCTTGGGTGGAATAGAACATCGTTTAGCAGAAAAATAGTGACGAGATGAAGAAGTATGATGGTGGATCTCAGTAGGTCGAGCCGCAGGTATATCAGCACAAATAGAAATACCAGTAATACAAACTCAAGGTTGATCAAATCGTATATGAACGTCATTACTCTATGTCTCTACTAGGGCGGGCGTCGCTTCTGATCCCTCTACCTTGACACAGATAAGTCAGAAACAACAGTGGAGCAAAGGAACACTGAAACTCAAAGTCTAAAGCCTCTAGACATGGTCACAATGGCCCCATACACATAGCCCGGGGCCTTGGCCAGGTCCAAAGATAGTCCCAGAATCCCAACTTGAACCCATTTAACAGGAAACAAGAACGAGGGAGATACGGCTCTTTTCAACGGCAGAAGGATACCCCTGTAGAAGATCGAGAGGGATACAAGGGTGCCGACGTATATTTTTGTTATATGGGGTACATACCACACGGCATCCTCCACCCAACCCGCGAAGATTTCGTTCCACCTGTAGATCAGTCCTGAAAACAAGACGAAAATGATGAACTTCATGGTTATGGTCAGCGTTTTGTCAAGATTGCCAAAACTGTAGAAAAACCTGATCAGCCGATAGAGCAAAAACAGTAGCAGGATTGAAAGTAAGTACAGCTTCGTGATGTGAGGCAGGTAAAGCACGCTATCTTCGTCCCATCCTATAAGAGCATTCCATTTTGCAGCCAATATGGTGAGAAATATTAGAAATAAGCTCAGATATACATTCTTGAGATTTACCAATATGTTGGCTCTCGCCGTATGGCGCGCTGAAATGAAGTACTTCTTGATGGTAAGCAGAAAAGTCTTAGGGAGCCCCAGGTATTTGATTACCGGTTCGTCGAGAAAATGAATCTTCAGGCCTTGATCTATGATTCTGTCCCGCCACTCAATATCTTCACCAGCCCGAAGATGTCCTTGGAAGCCGCCCGATTGTCCAAAAGCGATCTTCTTTACCAAGGTACCCGGTACAGTATGATGCCCCACCAACCCGTAGGTAGCCGCTCTGAGCGATTTCTGAAAGGGTGTCCGAGCTTCAAACTTTCCCATACCGAAAACTAAATCAGAATGATAGGCTGATGCCAGACGTGAGCATTTGTCCAGCCAATCATCTTCTGGAAGTGTCTTACAATCCAAAAACCCGATCCAATCACCATTGGCTATCTCGACGCCAATATTCCTCGCCTCGCCTGGATAAGCCTTCTTTACCTTCTTATAGATAATTCTTGAAGTTGATTGATAATCTGAAATAATTGCTTCAGCAGAATCTGAATCGCTCGAGTCAACAATGACAACTTCGTTGGGTCGAAGTGTCTGATGTTTGAGTGCTTCCAAGACCCTCTCCAGGTGATCTCCGCAATCACGAGCAGGTATTATGACACTTATGTTTGTGTTCTCTGTGTCGTCCAAACCTATTTCCCTTGTGTCAGCCAGGAGACTACGTGTCATGGAACGTTTTGATCAATGAATCTGTCAAACCAGATTTCAAGCACAATCAACGCCCAAAGTTTGTGAGCATGATCTTCTGTTCCGGCCAGATGGGAGTCTACGAGATCTTGAACACGATGAGACCTGAATACCCCACGATTCGTTGCTTGTGAAGAGCTTAATATATCTGTCATCCAATCCTTCAAGGAACCACGAAGCCACGCCGCTAAAGGCACAGTAAAACCTTGTTTGGTCCTGTTGAGATGCTCCCTCGGGAAATAACGTCTTAGGATGTCTTTAAGGAGTACCTTGGATTTCATCCCTCGGACTTTCATTTGACCCGGGAGCCCAGCCACGAATTCGACCAAATGATGGTCCAGAAACGGTGAACGGGCCTCAAGCCCATGAGCCATCGTCGCGATATCCATTTTAACCAGCAAATCGCTCGGTAGATTCAGCATTGTATCTACAGCTATGCCAGCATCTGCCCCATCCACACTTTCTAAGCTGGCAAATAGATTTCGTAACTGATCGACAGAATTGACTCCCCTTGTATTCTGATTCATGTCTTGTGTATAGAGAAAACGTTTACTTGCCTCAGAGAAGAGCCTGGTCCACCTTTCCCAACGTTTAGCCCTAGGCAAATCCGCCATTCTCAGAAATCGTTTTGGATTAATATTTAGACCGAGATATTTCACGCTTAGTTGTTCGGGCCAAATCTGGCTTGCCGGCTTAATAAGAACTTGACGAATCCATGATGGAATACCGTGATAAATCTCAACAAGCTGCATGGCGGCGTGTCGATAATAGCCGCCAAAGATCTCATCACCACCATCGCCATTCAACGCCACTGTAACATGCTGTCTTGCCATCTGTGCCAGATAATAAGTGGGTAGCGCCGAAGAATCAGCGAAAGGTTCTCCATAATACTCGATGAGTCGTGGAAGCACAGCCGCAGCATCCGGCTTCACAAGCCGTTCGAAATGCTTTGTATTGAATTGTTCGGCAACTCTTCGTGCGTGAGGTAGTTCATTGAATTCAGATTCATCGAAGCCGATAGAAAACGTCTTGATCGGCAGCTTGCCCTGCTCACTCGCAATGGCCACAATGGCACTTGAATCTACGCCACCACTGAGAAAAATACCTAGAGGGACATCACTGTTTAGCCGCAACTTTACCGACTCATCCAACAAACTTGTGATTTCTTCAATCGCCTCTTCCCTAGTAATACGCAGTTTGTTCACTACATCAAGCTGCCAATACTGATTTAGAACACATCCAGAAGCATCGTATAAAAGGTAGTTGGCCGGCGGCAGTTTCCTGACCCCTCTGAAAGCTGTCCAAGGTGCCGGTATACTCCAAAATGTCAAGTAATGATGGATAGCCTCATAGTCCGGAACTCGTTCGATGGCCGGGTGCTGAAGAATTGCTCGGAGTTCAGAAGCAAAGATCAACTGTCTATCCGTCAGAGCATAGACAAGAGGCTTCTTACCCAACCGATCGCGTGCAAGCATTAGTCTTTGCTGGCGTTCATCCCAAAGTGCAAACGCAAACATACCGCGGAACTTATGGACGCAATCGGGTCCATATTCCTCGTATGCATACACGATTACTTCGGTATCGGACTTTGTTCGAAAACGGTATCCTCGACTAATTAGTTCTTCACGAAGTTCTCGGTAATTATATATCTCTCCGTTGAATGTGATCCAGATTGTTTCCTGTTCATTACATAACGGCTGCCCCCCTCCCTCCAGATCGATCACTTTCAACCGCCTGTTGCCCAGAGCAACCGAACACCCATTCGTACTGGAGGTTGATTGACACGCTTCAT
Proteins encoded in this window:
- a CDS encoding MraY family glycosyltransferase, with product MSFYIPFISAFVITLWFSFLLLKYAPNWLIDIPTGRKTHNKAIPMTGGIAFGLAILLGTALFSGLTEYWWYLIGGITIYALGAIDDYRRISWHVKLVVQLSVATLIIYRFVGEIMTLSFFNFPLAFSTPLLILIFLIWFVGILNAVNLIDGMDGLAGGSMVLISFFAVIIGILNNAPDFIMINAAVLGALAGFLHFNQKPARFFMGDSGSLLLGFHVACLPLLFHQSIEAGSVLTITPFLILASFLIMDTTRVFFSRILKKQNPMTADTIHLHHLMFRATNSYMGTLVPIFLITWLTGVGSIFYYRYSYDFLAVQVFLLVLILFVFLPPVPFYVPIVSRFIQRLSDNRVRRSDHRHWLRIRFVPFLGLIYFISLMAERLDTLSIGNPNVYLLVGLASLIIFSLLRPKRHVSFQVLIMAIVLLQGLLLISGEVLAPYKSLVFVRFGSLAMLGIITIGNYIENSSDFGLEFWSVIDLLVLLIFAGLALMSLNGIDVSLLSWTEVIIVYYASGLYAQRRMKGRLVHTNL
- a CDS encoding glycosyltransferase family 4 protein; the protein is MPKRILVIANTSWYIYNFRFGLLKALLRQGIDITVVAPKDSYSSLLRKEGCAFVDVFMDNKGLNPISDLVTLVQLFRIYRQSSPDLVIHYTVKPVLYGSLAARLLDLPTINNITGFGTAFLNRKWVAAVVKRLYRVSQKRASRVVFQNCDDQAFFVEQRLIPEPVAELIPGTGIDTSLFMPQPYSQNDDVVFLLMSRMIWDKGIGEFVEAARRIKSEFSEVRFQLLGFLDVSNRTAISREQMQIWAEQGIIEYLGETDDVRPYISNADCLVLPSYREGLPRALLEAAAMARPVIATDTEGCREVVNDGINGYLCQPRNAEDLAEKMEKMIRLSVDQRRAMGLRGRKKIEEEFDEKVIVRRLVSTVNQILARS
- a CDS encoding FkbM family methyltransferase — its product is MMPVLENLLAKKGGTFVDIGVNIGQTLIKAECVQPNLDYIGFEPNPICVFYSMELAKKNNFKNCNIVSVGVSNHDQVVELKFFQANVVDTCATIVENLRPNMEITQRHLVPVFSLESLRGLIKTDQISVIKIDVEGAELEIIESLRTIILESRPTILIEILPVYSLENKMRKERQDRFESIMSDLDYVVVRVLKNADGSLNRLQTIEQIGIHSNLRLCDYIFHPRESNHLFDSSR
- a CDS encoding glycosyltransferase family A protein — translated: MTRSLLADTREIGLDDTENTNISVIIPARDCGDHLERVLEALKHQTLRPNEVVIVDSSDSDSAEAIISDYQSTSRIIYKKVKKAYPGEARNIGVEIANGDWIGFLDCKTLPEDDWLDKCSRLASAYHSDLVFGMGKFEARTPFQKSLRAATYGLVGHHTVPGTLVKKIAFGQSGGFQGHLRAGEDIEWRDRIIDQGLKIHFLDEPVIKYLGLPKTFLLTIKKYFISARHTARANILVNLKNVYLSLFLIFLTILAAKWNALIGWDEDSVLYLPHITKLYLLSILLLFLLYRLIRFFYSFGNLDKTLTITMKFIIFVLFSGLIYRWNEIFAGWVEDAVWYVPHITKIYVGTLVSLSIFYRGILLPLKRAVSPSFLFPVKWVQVGILGLSLDLAKAPGYVYGAIVTMSRGFRL
- the asnB gene encoding asparagine synthase (glutamine-hydrolyzing), with the translated sequence MCGITGIVDIQGRPINEELVRQMTALLKHRGPDEEGIYRNEACQSTSSTNGCSVALGNRRLKVIDLEGGGQPLCNEQETIWITFNGEIYNYRELREELISRGYRFRTKSDTEVIVYAYEEYGPDCVHKFRGMFAFALWDERQQRLMLARDRLGKKPLVYALTDRQLIFASELRAILQHPAIERVPDYEAIHHYLTFWSIPAPWTAFRGVRKLPPANYLLYDASGCVLNQYWQLDVVNKLRITREEAIEEITSLLDESVKLRLNSDVPLGIFLSGGVDSSAIVAIASEQGKLPIKTFSIGFDESEFNELPHARRVAEQFNTKHFERLVKPDAAAVLPRLIEYYGEPFADSSALPTYYLAQMARQHVTVALNGDGGDEIFGGYYRHAAMQLVEIYHGIPSWIRQVLIKPASQIWPEQLSVKYLGLNINPKRFLRMADLPRAKRWERWTRLFSEASKRFLYTQDMNQNTRGVNSVDQLRNLFASLESVDGADAGIAVDTMLNLPSDLLVKMDIATMAHGLEARSPFLDHHLVEFVAGLPGQMKVRGMKSKVLLKDILRRYFPREHLNRTKQGFTVPLAAWLRGSLKDWMTDILSSSQATNRGVFRSHRVQDLVDSHLAGTEDHAHKLWALIVLEIWFDRFIDQNVP